The DNA sequence GGATTAAAAATCGTCGGAACGACGGTGCAGTAAAAAATATCCCCAAAAAAATATCTTTTTTTGGGTTTGCGAATCCCTGTCTTCTCAAAGACAGGGAAGTTCAATTTAAGACAATAATTATATAACTCCTAAAACAAAAACAATAATTGTAATACTTATTTTCAGGTGAATAATCGTGCAGATAACTGATTCTAATCAACTTTTGGATTTAGGTGAAAACGAGTTTGTCGGTGAACTTCCAGAGATGACAAACTCCCAAATCAATTTCACAGGAAAGAACAATATTCTAATTTGTGAGGAGGGGGTTCATCTGTGGAACTCCAGAATAGACTTCAACCTCGACAATTCCGTTTTATACCTTTCTCAAAGCTGCTATGACTATTCAGTTAACATTGCACTTCACAAGAACAACACCTGCTTTATCGGGAAGAACAATTTCTTCAACGGCAGGACAACTTTTGTCTTGTCAGAGGCCAAAAACATCGTTTTGGGCGACAACTGCTTCATATCATACAATGTGGTTTTCAGGACCTCAGACGGCCACTGCATCTACCATGCTGATAAAAAAGACAGACTCAACTATGCAAGAAGCATATACGTCGGCGACCATGTTTGGTTCGGCCAGAACGCAATGGTTTTCAAGGGATCAAAAATAGGTTCAGGTGCCATCATCGGAGCTGGAAGCGTGGTTTCAAACAAGACTGTCCGCTCAAACACAACCGAAGCTGGAGCGCCTTTAAGGCTGATTCATGAGGATACCTTCTGGACTCCCCATTCAAATCACGGCTGGAGCGAAGAAGAAATCGAGAAAATGTCAAAATCTGATTCGGAGCTCTTTGTCTACAGTCCTGATGAAAACACCCTTGATTTGGATGACCTTGAAAGTGACCTCAACGGCCTTGAAGACCCAGGCGATGTGGTTGAGTATCTCTGGTCAACATTTCTTCTTTCAGACAAGAACCGCTTTGCCATCAGGTAAATCTATTTATACTTTTTAATACAATATTTAGTTGTGATATTATGAGCGATAAACTTACCTGCGACGATGTCATGAGATATGAGCATCTCGCCTCAAAGGTTCCCGCATTCCTTTTGGGAAGGATGGCAAAAAGGAATTCAAACCTCGTCGGAAAATTCGAATCACAAATCAGGCCAAGATTGGCAAACATGAACGACCATCACAAACACACATTGGACGTTATTCTAAACAGCGATGTCAGTGAGATTCAGTCAGTGATGGGCGAGGTATTCGAAAAGACAGACAAAAAACAGTTCAAGATACTGGCCGACCCAAAAAATGCCGAGTTCATCGAGAGAAATCTTGATGAGATAAGAAAACTGCTTTAATTCTTTTTTTTAGTTATCAATGTAAAATTCATTCATCCTTAAGTTCATTCAAAAGAATCATGTGATGCTCCAGCTCGTCCCTGTGCTGCCTTTTTAGGACATGCAGAATCACTCCGGTAAAGAAGATGACTGTTGCAATGATGACGACGGTTGATATCACAATCAGTGTCGGGATTTTAAGGACGTAGCCTGTTGAGAAGTACTTGAATAATATCGGGAAGAAATAGATTCCGGCAATCACAAGAAGTATCAGTGAAATCGCTGTGAAAAATAAAAGTGGCCTTTCATCCCTAATCAATGCTGCAATCATCACAAGCACCTTATAGCCGTGCCTGAATGTGTTCAGCTTGGATTCGCTTCCTTCAATCCTGTCCCTGTAGTCGACCGGGATTTCATGAATCTGGAAGTTGTTTATGAGTGCAAAAACGCTCATTTCGGTTTCAATCTCAAATCCCTTGGACTGGATTGGGAATGACTTCACGAAATTGTAGTTGAACCCTCGCATTCCGGTCATGATGTCCTTCAAATCACTTTTGAAAAAGAGATTTATGAATTTTCGAACCATTCTGTTTCCTGTGTTGTGAAAGCGCCTGTCGTTTTCCTCAAAGTATGTTGATGAAAGCCTGTCGCCGATGACCATGTCTGCCTCGCCGCTTAAAATCATCCTTTCGATTTCAGGAGCGTCCTCTGCAGGGTATGTGTCGTCACCGTCAACAAGGATATAGCAGTCTGCAGTAATCTGGCGAAACATTGACCTTACGACATTCCCTTTTCCCTGTTTGTATTCATGGCGAACGATGG is a window from the Methanobrevibacter sp. genome containing:
- a CDS encoding acyltransferase — translated: MQITDSNQLLDLGENEFVGELPEMTNSQINFTGKNNILICEEGVHLWNSRIDFNLDNSVLYLSQSCYDYSVNIALHKNNTCFIGKNNFFNGRTTFVLSEAKNIVLGDNCFISYNVVFRTSDGHCIYHADKKDRLNYARSIYVGDHVWFGQNAMVFKGSKIGSGAIIGAGSVVSNKTVRSNTTEAGAPLRLIHEDTFWTPHSNHGWSEEEIEKMSKSDSELFVYSPDENTLDLDDLESDLNGLEDPGDVVEYLWSTFLLSDKNRFAIR
- a CDS encoding glycosyltransferase family 2 protein, with the translated sequence MKTAILIPCYNESKTIEKVVTDFKRVMPHADIYVYDNNSTDGTERIARDAGAIVRHEYKQGKGNVVRSMFRQITADCYILVDGDDTYPAEDAPEIERMILSGEADMVIGDRLSSTYFEENDRRFHNTGNRMVRKFINLFFKSDLKDIMTGMRGFNYNFVKSFPIQSKGFEIETEMSVFALINNFQIHEIPVDYRDRIEGSESKLNTFRHGYKVLVMIAALIRDERPLLFFTAISLILLVIAGIYFFPILFKYFSTGYVLKIPTLIVISTVVIIATVIFFTGVILHVLKRQHRDELEHHMILLNELKDE